One genomic region from Insulibacter thermoxylanivorax encodes:
- a CDS encoding carbohydrate ABC transporter permease, protein MNGRPAVFKRKMSRNEWRDTAAGYLFIAPMLIGSAVLILFPIFASFILSLTDWNFVTGLGGASFVGLGNFIALFQDAVFVKGLTNNFILLLVVPIGLAISLVLAVIINKGVYFKDTFKVIYFMPYISSTVAIALVFQVLFHPTDGPINKLLMSLGIENVPGWIASSDWSLISVMIIIIWTQLGFQTIMYIAALQNIPQQLYEAANVDGASKLYQFFKITVPLVTPTTFLLLIQGLVHTFKVFDLIIVLTEGGPAYSSTIPVLYLYQQAFEELKTGYASAIAVILFLILTLITLLQWIGQKKWVNY, encoded by the coding sequence ATGAATGGAAGACCCGCCGTATTCAAGAGAAAGATGAGCAGAAATGAATGGCGCGATACGGCAGCAGGGTATCTGTTTATCGCACCGATGTTAATTGGGAGCGCTGTTTTGATCCTTTTTCCGATCTTCGCTTCGTTCATCTTGAGCCTGACCGATTGGAATTTCGTCACGGGGCTAGGAGGAGCAAGCTTTGTAGGATTGGGCAATTTCATCGCGCTCTTCCAGGATGCCGTATTCGTGAAAGGGCTTACCAACAACTTCATCCTGTTATTGGTTGTGCCCATAGGACTGGCCATCTCGCTGGTCTTGGCTGTCATCATTAACAAAGGGGTATATTTCAAAGATACGTTCAAGGTGATCTATTTCATGCCTTACATCTCCAGTACGGTTGCGATCGCCTTGGTATTCCAGGTGTTATTCCATCCGACGGACGGACCGATTAACAAGCTGCTCATGTCCTTGGGCATAGAGAATGTTCCGGGATGGATCGCAAGTTCGGACTGGTCCCTCATCTCCGTCATGATCATCATCATCTGGACCCAGCTGGGCTTCCAGACCATCATGTACATCGCTGCGCTGCAGAATATTCCGCAGCAATTGTATGAAGCGGCGAATGTTGACGGGGCCTCGAAGTTGTATCAGTTCTTTAAGATCACCGTGCCCCTGGTCACGCCGACGACGTTCCTGCTTCTAATACAGGGACTCGTGCACACCTTCAAGGTCTTCGACCTGATCATCGTATTGACCGAAGGCGGACCGGCGTATTCCTCGACCATACCGGTGCTGTATCTGTACCAGCAAGCCTTCGAAGAGCTCAAGACCGGTTATGCGTCGGCGATTGCTGTCATCCTGTTCCTGATCCTGACCTTGATTACGCTCTTGCAATGGATCGGACAGAAGAAGTGGGTTAACTACTAG
- a CDS encoding carbohydrate ABC transporter permease, with amino-acid sequence MPAAFQTIRWSKVLTTFLLAIMGLLFIMPFLWMISASFKVEADVLKFPIEWIPTTWNAVENYTEVWFGAKPFALYYWNSIKVAVLTTFGSAFFSCLAAYAFAKISFKGRDALFLMMFGKEREHPLIKADGSSNMDDPLVRSSLQLRYDLEQVDQSSEPYANITSQKLN; translated from the coding sequence ATGCCAGCTGCATTTCAGACGATCAGATGGTCTAAAGTACTGACTACGTTCTTGCTTGCCATCATGGGTTTATTGTTCATCATGCCGTTCCTCTGGATGATCTCGGCATCGTTCAAAGTTGAGGCAGATGTATTGAAATTCCCCATCGAATGGATCCCAACGACCTGGAACGCGGTGGAGAACTATACGGAGGTTTGGTTTGGAGCAAAACCCTTCGCTTTGTACTATTGGAATTCGATCAAAGTTGCTGTCTTAACGACCTTTGGATCAGCGTTTTTCTCCTGTTTGGCTGCTTATGCCTTTGCGAAGATCTCGTTCAAGGGCAGGGATGCGCTCTTCCTGATGATGTTCGGCAAAGAACGAGAGCACCCGTTGATCAAAGCCGACGGTTCTTCGAATATGGACGATCCATTAGTCAGAAGTTCGCTGCAGCTGCGCTACGATCTGGAGCAGGTAGACCAATCCTCTGAACCATATGCTAACATCACTTCGCAGAAGCTGAACTAA
- a CDS encoding UPF0236 family transposase-like protein: MQQFIMNLPTLKEIEVNLFQQLHEIFSDVMIRVLEEIDRWLMEHREHARYRLRDTRQVTMSTLFGEISFSRRLYQDRQTGTYVYLLDQALAFDGQTGISPHLEENIFTKLRRLPTIA, translated from the coding sequence ATGCAACAGTTTATCATGAATTTGCCGACATTGAAAGAAATCGAAGTGAATTTATTTCAACAATTGCATGAAATATTTTCGGATGTGATGATCCGCGTTCTTGAAGAAATCGACCGATGGCTTATGGAGCATCGTGAACACGCACGGTATCGTTTGCGCGATACCCGTCAAGTGACGATGAGCACCTTATTTGGCGAGATCTCCTTCTCACGAAGGCTGTATCAGGATCGCCAAACAGGTACGTATGTCTACTTGTTGGATCAGGCTCTTGCCTTTGATGGGCAAACGGGGATCAGCCCGCATCTTGAGGAGAACATTTTCACCAAACTTAGAAGGCTGCCCACAATTGCTTGA
- a CDS encoding YtoQ family protein, producing MELVVYLAGQIHDDWRDELANKAKERNLPLVFVGPQTNHDESDDIGEVILGKQPGKLYRDDASAAINNLRTQVLLNKADVVVALFGEQYRQWNTAMDASMAIALNKPTIIIRPESLIHPLKELSNRANVTVETIDQALDVLAYIFK from the coding sequence ATGGAGCTTGTTGTCTATCTGGCGGGACAGATTCATGATGATTGGCGGGATGAATTGGCGAACAAAGCGAAGGAACGGAATCTCCCGCTGGTCTTCGTCGGCCCGCAAACCAATCATGACGAATCCGATGACATCGGTGAAGTAATCCTGGGCAAGCAGCCCGGCAAGTTATACAGGGATGATGCCTCGGCTGCCATTAATAATCTGCGGACACAGGTCTTGTTGAACAAAGCGGATGTCGTGGTCGCTCTCTTCGGTGAACAATACAGACAGTGGAACACGGCAATGGATGCCAGCATGGCAATCGCGCTCAACAAGCCGACGATCATCATCCGGCCGGAATCCCTGATCCATCCGTTGAAAGAGCTCTCCAACCGGGCGAATGTAACGGTGGAGACGATCGATCAAGCCCTGGACGTGCTGGCTTATATCTTTAAGTAA